In one Cyclopterus lumpus isolate fCycLum1 chromosome 24, fCycLum1.pri, whole genome shotgun sequence genomic region, the following are encoded:
- the LOC117727205 gene encoding microtubule-associated protein RP/EB family member 3-like isoform X2 has product MAVNVYSTSMTVENLSRHDMLAWVNDSLQLTHTKIERLCSGSAYCQFMDMLFPGCILMKKVKFNAKLEHEYINNFKVLQASFKRMNVDKIISVERLVKGKFQDNFEFLQWFKKFFDANYDGKEYDPLMSRQGQEGTPPPPNPGPTRTSPTTPKSVCTPPRQINLTAARKTTPMTRNGGDSELLGLNQQMLDLKLTVDGLEKERDFYFGKLRDIELLCQDKENPILNKILDVLYATEDGFAPPEDEEIDDGEQGDPEEF; this is encoded by the exons ATGGCGGTGAATGTTTACTCCACCTCTATGACTGTAGAGAATCTCAGTCGTCATGACATGTTGGCATGGGTCAACGACTCTctgcagctcacacacacaaagattgaGCGGCTCTgttcag GTTCTGCTTACTGTCAGTTCATGGACATGCTTTTTCCAGGTTGCATATTAATGAAGAAAGTTAAGTTCAATGCTAAACTTGAACATGAATACATCAACAATTTCAAGGTCTTACAGGCTTCATTCAAGAGAATGAATGTGGACAAG ATCATCTCCGTGGAGAGGCTGGTGAAGGGGAAGTTCCAGGACAACTTTGAGTTCCTACAGTGGTTTAAGAAGTTTTTTGACGCCAACTATGATGGGAAAGAATACGATCCTCTAATGTCACGGCAAGGCCAAGAGGGAACGCCGCCTCCACCCAACCCAG gCCCCACGAGAACGTCTCCCACAACACCAAAGAGTGTTTGCACCCCCCCGAGGCAGATAAACCTAACGGCAGCCCGCAAGACCACTCCCATGACCCGCAACGGAGGAGACTCTGAGCTCCTAGGGCTCAACCAGCAG ATGCTGGACCTGAAGCTGACTGTAGACggactggagaaggagagggactTCTACTTTGGAAAGCTGAGAGACATCGAGCTCCTCTGCCAGGACAAAGAAAACCCAATCCTCAACAAAATCTTGGATGTACTGTACGCTACCGAG GATGGATTTGCACCACCGGAGGATGAAGAAATTGACGATGGGGAACAGGGAGACCCGGAAGAGTTCTGA
- the LOC117727205 gene encoding microtubule-associated protein RP/EB family member 3-like isoform X1, producing MAVNVYSTSMTVENLSRHDMLAWVNDSLQLTHTKIERLCSGSAYCQFMDMLFPGCILMKKVKFNAKLEHEYINNFKVLQASFKRMNVDKIISVERLVKGKFQDNFEFLQWFKKFFDANYDGKEYDPLMSRQGQEGTPPPPNPDEPIRQKPKRPSCSGPTRTSPTTPKSVCTPPRQINLTAARKTTPMTRNGGDSELLGLNQQMLDLKLTVDGLEKERDFYFGKLRDIELLCQDKENPILNKILDVLYATEDGFAPPEDEEIDDGEQGDPEEF from the exons ATGGCGGTGAATGTTTACTCCACCTCTATGACTGTAGAGAATCTCAGTCGTCATGACATGTTGGCATGGGTCAACGACTCTctgcagctcacacacacaaagattgaGCGGCTCTgttcag GTTCTGCTTACTGTCAGTTCATGGACATGCTTTTTCCAGGTTGCATATTAATGAAGAAAGTTAAGTTCAATGCTAAACTTGAACATGAATACATCAACAATTTCAAGGTCTTACAGGCTTCATTCAAGAGAATGAATGTGGACAAG ATCATCTCCGTGGAGAGGCTGGTGAAGGGGAAGTTCCAGGACAACTTTGAGTTCCTACAGTGGTTTAAGAAGTTTTTTGACGCCAACTATGATGGGAAAGAATACGATCCTCTAATGTCACGGCAAGGCCAAGAGGGAACGCCGCCTCCACCCAACCCAG ATGAACCCATTCGTCAGAAACCTAAAAGACCCTCTTGCTCAG gCCCCACGAGAACGTCTCCCACAACACCAAAGAGTGTTTGCACCCCCCCGAGGCAGATAAACCTAACGGCAGCCCGCAAGACCACTCCCATGACCCGCAACGGAGGAGACTCTGAGCTCCTAGGGCTCAACCAGCAG ATGCTGGACCTGAAGCTGACTGTAGACggactggagaaggagagggactTCTACTTTGGAAAGCTGAGAGACATCGAGCTCCTCTGCCAGGACAAAGAAAACCCAATCCTCAACAAAATCTTGGATGTACTGTACGCTACCGAG GATGGATTTGCACCACCGGAGGATGAAGAAATTGACGATGGGGAACAGGGAGACCCGGAAGAGTTCTGA